A region from the Spiroplasma taiwanense CT-1 genome encodes:
- a CDS encoding alpha/beta hydrolase, translating into MSKKIKLYTYNFLKIILSTILFPIIFIKSNKLFKLYKYFCYTYPRFGKYEGPNGEFNHIPVEVNTLEYHYWDIDKMNLGKDSFKKQDLFEFDITTDKGNISCLKALNGNSKKWVIGMHGWTEDKYLALRLVNHFYKNGYNILTFDAFAHGKSYGQNTDIGYSSISMIDQIIDNLKKEYQVENIGLIGNSMGASTSILYSQTGKFKDDISWVVADCGFSSIKLQYRYYIQNNFFKKPWWIVGMGYTKKFSKLTKTNQSKYDLLKLMNLNKEIPILFIHAIGDTFIPYEMSLDMYNKKIKFESNTLSEIWTPEGSNHVYVITDYNEQYLDRTLNFANEREKKVNEN; encoded by the coding sequence AATTATATTATCAACTATTTTATTTCCAATAATCTTTATTAAATCAAATAAATTATTCAAATTATATAAGTACTTTTGTTATACATATCCAAGGTTTGGAAAATATGAAGGACCAAATGGAGAATTTAACCATATTCCAGTAGAGGTTAATACTTTAGAATATCATTATTGAGATATTGATAAAATGAATTTAGGCAAAGATTCTTTTAAAAAACAAGACTTATTTGAATTTGATATTACAACAGATAAAGGAAATATTAGTTGTTTAAAAGCATTAAATGGTAACTCAAAAAAATGAGTTATTGGAATGCATGGTTGAACAGAAGATAAATATCTTGCTTTAAGATTAGTTAATCATTTTTACAAAAATGGTTATAATATTTTAACTTTTGATGCTTTTGCTCATGGAAAAAGTTATGGGCAAAATACTGATATTGGATATTCAAGTATTTCAATGATTGATCAAATAATTGACAATCTAAAAAAAGAATATCAAGTTGAAAATATTGGACTAATTGGAAATAGTATGGGAGCTTCAACATCAATTCTTTATTCTCAAACTGGAAAATTTAAAGATGATATTAGTTGAGTTGTAGCTGATTGTGGTTTTAGTAGTATAAAACTTCAATATAGATATTATATTCAAAATAATTTTTTCAAAAAACCGTGATGAATTGTGGGAATGGGATATACAAAAAAATTTAGTAAACTTACAAAAACTAATCAAAGTAAGTATGATTTATTAAAATTAATGAATCTAAATAAAGAAATACCAATTTTATTTATTCATGCAATTGGAGATACTTTCATTCCCTATGAAATGAGTTTAGACATGTATAATAAAAAAATAAAATTTGAATCAAATACTCTTAGTGAAATTTGAACTCCAGAAGGGTCAAATCATGTTTATGTAATAACAGATTACAATGAACAATATTTGGACAGGACTTTAAATTTTGCAAATGAAAGAGAGAAAAAAGTAAATGAAAACTAA